One window of the Nocardia terpenica genome contains the following:
- a CDS encoding Hsp70 family protein, with protein MRTSLGISAGTEVVCSALVATAPNGAQSFDYRVVSADVAHSDLGDLVASSIELMTTQMPRDFVHPLGAHAAGLPVTRTETSSGPPGSIAVAYRDREQAVAIRAAIGRQRRDVQLIPESTAALTFLRHTGLLDRYRTVAIVDFGASGTTVTVADLADDTVLRSERTSAISGTAVDELIYHHLLDCHFARRGTRPNRGMLINRSRAAKEHLSVAPAVTIDHVAGQPLKLTRADFEELVADLMREAAVFASAVFARAPRQPEAVMVIGGGANMPVVVSALDHLLDVPVSTVSEPEVATAKGAALVADSAQPSAFPVISLGTDAPAGTFTKLVGTLAGAVVVLGLVVGYGIKELAPVVNHDVSPVGTTNTAQLTPAPTSAPAGSSATTAGQPRGTTRGPLSTVPVAPAPSPAPTTTTPAPPPATSGLPLRPDPGLPQIPLPDLPHLLGPLLGGTSTVAPQPTPDPHDPGPNPNSTPSPNPTSTPSPNPSKLLPRSNSGSAGGPTIEPPD; from the coding sequence ATGCGAACATCCCTCGGCATCTCCGCCGGGACCGAAGTGGTGTGCTCGGCGCTCGTCGCCACCGCGCCGAACGGCGCCCAGAGTTTCGACTACCGGGTGGTGTCGGCCGACGTCGCGCATTCGGACCTCGGCGACCTGGTGGCGTCGTCCATCGAGCTGATGACCACGCAGATGCCCCGCGACTTCGTGCATCCGCTCGGCGCGCACGCCGCGGGCCTCCCCGTCACCCGGACCGAGACGTCGTCCGGGCCACCGGGGTCCATCGCCGTCGCCTACCGCGACCGCGAGCAGGCCGTGGCCATTCGCGCGGCCATCGGTCGCCAGCGGCGCGATGTGCAGCTCATCCCGGAAAGCACTGCCGCGCTGACCTTCCTGCGCCATACCGGCCTGCTCGACCGGTACCGGACGGTCGCCATCGTCGACTTCGGCGCGTCCGGCACCACCGTCACCGTGGCCGACCTGGCCGACGACACCGTGCTGCGCTCCGAGCGCACCAGCGCCATCAGCGGCACCGCCGTCGACGAGCTGATCTACCACCACCTGCTCGACTGTCACTTCGCGCGCCGCGGCACCCGGCCCAATCGCGGCATGCTCATCAACCGCAGTCGCGCCGCCAAGGAGCACCTGTCCGTCGCCCCGGCCGTGACCATCGACCACGTCGCCGGGCAGCCGCTCAAGCTCACCCGCGCCGACTTCGAGGAACTGGTCGCCGACCTGATGCGCGAGGCCGCCGTCTTCGCCTCCGCGGTCTTCGCCCGGGCGCCGCGGCAGCCCGAGGCGGTCATGGTGATCGGCGGCGGCGCGAACATGCCGGTCGTCGTCTCCGCGCTGGACCATCTGCTCGACGTGCCGGTGTCCACCGTGTCCGAGCCGGAGGTCGCCACCGCGAAAGGCGCTGCGCTGGTGGCCGATTCGGCGCAGCCGTCCGCCTTCCCGGTCATCAGCCTCGGCACCGACGCGCCGGCCGGTACCTTCACCAAGCTCGTCGGCACCCTGGCCGGTGCGGTCGTGGTGCTGGGGCTGGTGGTCGGCTACGGCATCAAGGAGCTGGCGCCCGTGGTCAATCACGATGTGAGCCCGGTCGGCACCACCAATACCGCGCAGCTCACGCCCGCGCCGACCTCCGCGCCCGCCGGATCCTCCGCCACCACCGCCGGTCAGCCCCGCGGCACCACCCGCGGCCCACTGAGCACGGTCCCCGTCGCCCCCGCCCCCAGCCCGGCACCCACAACGACCACCCCCGCACCCCCACCCGCCACCAGCGGCCTGCCCCTGCGCCCCGACCCGGGCCTGCCCCAAATCCCGCTCCCCGACCTCCCCCACCTCCTCGGCCCCCTCCTGGGCGGCACCTCCACCGTCGCCCCCCAGCCGACCCCCGACCCCCACGACCCCGGCCCAAACCCGAACTCGACCCCCAGCCCCAACCCCACCTCCACCCCCAGCCCAAACCCGAGCAAGCTACTCCCCCGCTCGAATTCCGGCTCCGCCGGAGGCCCAACGATCGAGCCCCCAGACTGA
- the groES gene encoding co-chaperone GroES, which yields MASVNIKPLEDKILVQAGEAETTTASGLVIPDTAKEKPQEGTVIAVGPGRITDSGDRIPVDVKEGDTVIYSKYGGTEIKYNGEEYLILSARDVLAVVNK from the coding sequence GTGGCGAGCGTGAACATCAAGCCGCTCGAGGACAAGATCCTCGTCCAGGCCGGCGAGGCCGAGACGACGACCGCCTCCGGCCTGGTCATCCCCGACACGGCGAAGGAGAAGCCCCAGGAGGGCACTGTCATCGCCGTTGGTCCCGGCCGCATCACCGACTCGGGCGATCGCATCCCGGTGGACGTCAAGGAGGGCGACACCGTGATCTACAGCAAGTACGGCGGCACCGAGATCAAGTACAACGGCGAGGAGTACCTGATCCTGTCGGCGCGCGACGTCCTGGCGGTCGTCAACAAGTGA
- the groL gene encoding chaperonin GroEL (60 kDa chaperone family; promotes refolding of misfolded polypeptides especially under stressful conditions; forms two stacked rings of heptamers to form a barrel-shaped 14mer; ends can be capped by GroES; misfolded proteins enter the barrel where they are refolded when GroES binds), whose translation MAKQIEFDEKARRAMERGVDKLADAVKVTLGPRGRHVVLAKAFGGPTVTNDGVTIARDIDLEDPFENLGAQLVKSVATKTNDVAGDGTTTATVLAQAMIKVGLKNLAAGANPMALGAGMSQAADVVSEALLASAKPVSGAQAIAQVATVSSRDEEIGEMVGKALTTVGKDGVVTVEESSTLSTELVVTEGVQFDKGYLSGYFVTDADKQEAVLEDALVLLHREKISSLPDFLPLLEKIAESGKPVLLVAEDVEGEALSTLVVNAIRKTLKIVAVKAPYFGDRRKAFLDDLAVVTGGTVINPDLGISLRDAGLDLLGKARRVVVTKDDTTIVEGAGAQADIDGRIAQLRAEIEATDSDWDREKLEERLAKLSGGVAVIKVGAATETALKERKYRVEDAVSAAKAAVEEGIVPGGGTALVQAATKLVELRESLTGDRAIGVEVVRQALQAPLYWIATNAGVDGAVVVSKVTDGKDGFNAATLTYGDLVTDGVVDPVKVTRSAVLNATSVARMVLTTESAVVDKPAEEEHNEHHGHAH comes from the coding sequence ATGGCAAAGCAGATCGAGTTCGACGAGAAGGCTCGTCGGGCAATGGAACGCGGCGTCGACAAGCTCGCCGACGCCGTCAAGGTCACGCTCGGCCCGCGCGGCCGGCACGTGGTGCTGGCCAAGGCGTTCGGTGGCCCCACGGTCACCAACGACGGCGTGACCATCGCGCGTGACATCGACCTCGAGGATCCCTTCGAGAACCTGGGCGCGCAGCTGGTCAAGAGCGTCGCCACCAAGACCAACGACGTCGCCGGCGACGGCACCACCACGGCCACCGTGCTCGCGCAGGCGATGATCAAGGTCGGCCTGAAGAACCTCGCCGCCGGCGCCAACCCGATGGCCCTGGGCGCGGGCATGAGCCAGGCCGCGGACGTGGTCTCCGAGGCGCTGCTGGCCTCCGCGAAGCCGGTCTCCGGCGCGCAGGCCATCGCGCAGGTCGCCACCGTCTCCTCGCGCGACGAGGAGATCGGCGAGATGGTCGGCAAGGCGCTGACCACCGTCGGCAAGGACGGCGTGGTCACCGTGGAGGAGTCCTCCACGCTGAGCACCGAGCTGGTCGTCACCGAGGGCGTGCAGTTCGACAAGGGCTACCTGTCGGGCTACTTTGTCACCGATGCCGACAAGCAGGAGGCGGTGCTCGAGGACGCCCTGGTGCTGCTGCACCGGGAGAAGATCAGCTCGCTGCCGGATTTCCTGCCGCTGCTGGAGAAGATCGCCGAGTCCGGCAAGCCGGTGCTGCTGGTCGCCGAGGACGTCGAGGGCGAGGCGCTGTCCACCCTGGTGGTCAACGCGATTCGCAAGACGCTCAAGATCGTCGCGGTCAAGGCGCCGTACTTCGGTGACCGCCGCAAGGCGTTCCTGGACGACCTGGCCGTGGTCACCGGCGGCACCGTGATCAACCCGGATCTGGGCATCAGCCTGCGTGACGCCGGCCTGGACCTGCTGGGCAAGGCCCGCCGCGTGGTCGTCACCAAGGACGACACCACGATCGTCGAGGGCGCCGGCGCCCAGGCCGACATCGACGGGCGCATCGCGCAGCTGCGCGCCGAGATCGAGGCCACCGACTCCGACTGGGACCGCGAGAAGCTGGAGGAGCGGCTGGCCAAGCTGTCCGGCGGCGTCGCGGTGATCAAGGTCGGCGCGGCCACCGAGACCGCGCTCAAGGAGCGCAAGTACCGGGTCGAGGACGCGGTCAGCGCGGCCAAGGCGGCGGTCGAGGAGGGCATCGTGCCCGGCGGCGGCACCGCGCTGGTGCAGGCCGCGACCAAGCTGGTCGAGCTGCGCGAGTCGCTGACCGGTGACCGCGCGATCGGCGTCGAGGTGGTGCGCCAGGCCCTGCAGGCGCCGCTGTACTGGATCGCGACCAACGCCGGTGTCGACGGCGCGGTCGTGGTCAGCAAGGTCACCGACGGCAAGGACGGCTTCAACGCCGCCACCCTGACCTACGGCGACCTGGTCACCGACGGCGTGGTGGATCCGGTCAAGGTGACCCGTTCGGCGGTGCTGAACGCCACCTCGGTGGCGCGCATGGTGTTGACCACCGAGAGCGCCGTGGTCGACAAGCCGGCCGAGGAGGAGCACAACGAGCACCACGGGCACGCGCACTGA
- the tsaD gene encoding tRNA (adenosine(37)-N6)-threonylcarbamoyltransferase complex transferase subunit TsaD: MIVMGIESSCDETGVGIVRWRDDGTCELLADEVASSVDQHARFGGVVPEIASRAHLEAIVPAMRRALSAAGVARPDALAVTIGPGLAGALLVGVAAAKGYAAAWDIPLFALNHLGGHVAVDTLEHGPMPPCVALLVSGGHTHLLHVTDLADPIVELGSTVDDAAGEAFDKVARLLDLGFPGGPALDAAAAHGDPRAIPFPRGMTGPRDARYDFSFSGLKTAVARYVEAAQRTGAELPIPDIAASFQESVADVLTMKAVRAAQDVGVDTLVLGGGATANSRIRSMAQDRCAAAGLTLRVPKPRLCTDNGVMIATLGAHVIAGGAKPSNLTVATDPALPVSTSQLR, from the coding sequence ATGATCGTCATGGGCATCGAAAGCTCGTGTGACGAAACCGGAGTCGGCATCGTGCGCTGGCGCGACGACGGCACCTGCGAGCTGCTCGCCGACGAGGTCGCCTCGAGCGTCGACCAGCACGCGCGCTTCGGCGGTGTGGTGCCGGAGATCGCCTCGCGGGCGCATCTGGAGGCGATCGTGCCGGCCATGCGCCGGGCGCTGTCCGCGGCCGGGGTGGCGCGGCCGGACGCGCTCGCGGTCACCATCGGTCCCGGCCTCGCCGGTGCGCTGCTGGTCGGTGTGGCGGCCGCGAAAGGCTATGCGGCGGCGTGGGACATCCCGCTGTTCGCGCTGAATCACCTGGGCGGGCACGTCGCCGTCGACACGCTCGAACACGGGCCCATGCCGCCCTGCGTGGCGCTGCTGGTGTCCGGCGGGCACACCCATCTGCTGCACGTCACCGATCTCGCCGACCCGATCGTGGAACTGGGCAGCACCGTCGACGATGCGGCGGGCGAGGCGTTCGACAAGGTGGCGCGCCTGCTCGATCTGGGCTTCCCCGGCGGCCCCGCGCTGGATGCCGCTGCGGCGCACGGCGACCCGCGCGCCATCCCGTTCCCGCGCGGCATGACCGGTCCGCGCGACGCGCGCTACGACTTCTCCTTCTCGGGCCTGAAGACCGCGGTGGCCCGCTACGTGGAGGCGGCCCAGCGCACCGGCGCCGAGCTGCCGATCCCGGATATCGCCGCCTCGTTCCAGGAGTCGGTCGCCGACGTACTGACCATGAAGGCGGTGCGCGCCGCCCAGGACGTCGGGGTGGACACCCTGGTCCTCGGCGGCGGCGCGACCGCCAACTCCCGAATCCGCTCGATGGCGCAAGACCGCTGCGCCGCAGCCGGTCTGACCCTGCGCGTCCCCAAGCCCCGCCTGTGCACCGACAACGGCGTCATGATCGCCACCCTCGGCGCCCACGTCATAGCCGGCGGCGCCAAGCCCTCCAACCTCACCGTAGCCACCGACCCCGCCCTCCCGGTCTCCACCAGCCAACTCCGCTAA
- a CDS encoding RskA family anti-sigma factor, whose protein sequence is MNDSQIDLAHAVALGSIGDEDRRAVCELLGSGDEILRVDFEREVQSTRETLVAVAAAAAVQPPESLRERLLAEVAAPDPHHCPGGR, encoded by the coding sequence ATGAACGACAGCCAGATCGATCTCGCGCATGCGGTCGCGCTCGGATCGATCGGCGACGAAGACCGGCGCGCGGTGTGCGAGCTGCTAGGCAGCGGCGACGAAATCCTGCGCGTGGACTTCGAACGTGAAGTGCAATCCACCAGGGAGACGCTCGTCGCCGTCGCCGCCGCGGCGGCGGTACAGCCGCCCGAATCGCTCCGGGAGCGCCTGCTGGCCGAGGTCGCGGCCCCCGATCCGCACCACTGCCCCGGCGGCCGCTGA
- the tsaB gene encoding tRNA (adenosine(37)-N6)-threonylcarbamoyltransferase complex dimerization subunit type 1 TsaB produces the protein MLVLAVDTATPAVTAGLVDLEQADPKPQVHTLASRVTVDARAHNEVLTPQILACLETAGRARGELDAVVVGIGPGPFTGLRVGMATAAAFGDALGIPVYGVCSLDAIAADAWREIDDARAELLVVTDARRREVYWARYRKSGRIDGPQVCRPGDLESGDATAIAGSASHVDFFDLPVLPVETPSPAGLVSCAAAELLVQATPEPLAPLYLRRPDAVERSYQAVR, from the coding sequence ATGCTTGTACTCGCTGTCGACACCGCGACGCCCGCCGTTACAGCAGGGCTGGTGGATCTGGAGCAGGCCGACCCGAAGCCGCAGGTCCACACCCTCGCGTCCCGCGTGACCGTGGATGCGCGCGCCCACAACGAGGTGCTCACCCCGCAGATTCTGGCTTGCCTGGAGACTGCGGGCCGGGCGCGCGGCGAACTCGATGCGGTCGTCGTCGGCATCGGGCCCGGCCCGTTCACCGGGCTGCGGGTCGGCATGGCGACCGCCGCCGCGTTCGGCGACGCGCTCGGCATCCCGGTGTACGGGGTGTGCAGCCTGGACGCGATCGCCGCCGACGCCTGGCGCGAGATCGACGACGCGCGGGCCGAACTGCTCGTCGTCACCGACGCCCGCCGCCGCGAGGTGTACTGGGCCCGCTACCGCAAGTCCGGCCGCATCGACGGTCCGCAGGTGTGCCGCCCCGGCGATCTGGAGTCCGGCGACGCCACCGCCATCGCCGGATCCGCCTCGCACGTCGACTTTTTCGATCTGCCGGTGCTGCCGGTGGAGACCCCGTCCCCGGCCGGTCTGGTGTCCTGCGCCGCCGCCGAATTGCTGGTCCAGGCCACCCCGGAGCCGCTGGCGCCGCTGTATCTGCGCCGCCCCGACGCGGTCGAACGCAGCTATCAGGCGGTGCGATGA
- a CDS encoding sigma-70 family RNA polymerase sigma factor encodes MDSAVTARVSESIELAVLLERCGRCDHAAFAELYDRTCARVFGLVLRVLHDPGYAEETTQEVYLQIWRTAANFDPAKGSAVTWLMTLAHRRAVDRVRAEQAHAQREVAYGASTLGNEFDEVTEEVGRRLEQQAVLDGMATLTDTQREAITLAYFGGRTYAEVAAHLGVGLPTVKSRIRDGLTRLKKSLGVT; translated from the coding sequence GTGGACTCTGCGGTGACGGCACGCGTCTCCGAAAGCATCGAGCTGGCCGTGCTTCTCGAACGCTGCGGCCGCTGCGACCATGCGGCATTCGCCGAGCTGTACGACCGCACGTGCGCGCGGGTGTTCGGCTTGGTGCTGCGTGTCCTACACGACCCCGGGTACGCGGAGGAGACGACCCAGGAGGTCTATCTCCAGATCTGGCGTACCGCGGCCAACTTCGATCCGGCCAAGGGCTCCGCGGTCACCTGGCTGATGACCCTCGCGCATCGCCGGGCGGTCGACCGCGTCCGCGCCGAGCAGGCCCACGCCCAGCGCGAGGTCGCCTACGGCGCAAGCACTCTCGGTAACGAATTCGACGAAGTCACCGAAGAGGTGGGCAGGCGACTCGAACAGCAGGCGGTGCTCGACGGCATGGCGACACTGACGGACACCCAGCGCGAGGCGATCACGCTCGCCTACTTCGGCGGGCGGACCTACGCGGAGGTGGCGGCCCATCTCGGCGTAGGGTTACCGACTGTTAAGTCCCGTATCCGCGATGGGCTGACACGACTCAAGAAGAGTTTGGGAGTGACCTGA
- the rimI gene encoding ribosomal protein S18-alanine N-acetyltransferase: protein MTTHTPPAIRIEPMGPADIARCVELETVLFPEDDPWPEVAFNSELAGTHNRYLVARDEAGRMLGYAGIALLGTLEHPEAEVHTIGVDPECHRGGIGTLLLRALLSEAGRRGGPVFLEVRTDNAAAIALYQKHGFHIIGLRKNYYQPSGADAFTMRRPAMTGFPGPAAGISQDSEVVS from the coding sequence ATGACCACGCACACCCCGCCGGCCATCCGCATCGAGCCGATGGGCCCGGCCGATATCGCGCGCTGTGTGGAGCTCGAGACCGTGCTGTTCCCCGAGGACGATCCGTGGCCCGAGGTCGCGTTCAACTCGGAGCTGGCCGGGACGCACAACCGCTACCTGGTGGCCCGCGACGAGGCCGGGCGCATGCTCGGCTACGCCGGTATCGCGCTGCTCGGCACGCTGGAACATCCGGAGGCCGAGGTGCATACGATCGGCGTCGATCCGGAATGCCATCGCGGGGGCATCGGCACGCTGCTGCTGCGGGCGCTGCTGTCGGAGGCCGGTCGGCGCGGTGGGCCGGTGTTCCTGGAGGTCCGCACCGACAATGCGGCGGCGATCGCGCTGTATCAGAAGCACGGCTTCCACATCATCGGCCTGCGCAAGAACTACTACCAGCCCAGCGGCGCCGACGCGTTCACCATGCGGCGGCCCGCGATGACCGGATTCCCCGGCCCGGCCGCGGGCATCTCGCAGGATTCAGAGGTCGTGTCATGA